A segment of the Cenarchaeum symbiosum A genome:
ATGGCCCTGTCAGGATTGTTACAGTGCTTGTCATTTTCCTCAGGATCCGGTATGCTGCATATTACAAGGCCGCCCAAGCTGCTGCCGCGTCCCGGTTCGGTTACAAGCTCATCTATTGTGTTCACGCCGGTTATCCAGGTGCCTTTCATCTCGACAATCCCCGTTCCTGAATCATATTCAATGTTGGAATCGGCCACACAGTTGCCGTCCACGTTGAACGGTGTCAGCCTGGTGGTGATCTCGCCCTCGGTCAGGGCATCGAACGCACGCTGGGCATAAAGGCACATGCTGTCAACCCGCGTATCATCGACTGAACGCTCGCCCGTCTTGAAGACGGATTTTATGATATAATCCTCCCCGCTGTCCAGCAGCCTGTTATGGACTGTCTGCGAGCTCAATGTTTCGCCACTGGCACCCTTCTGCACAACTTCGGCCATGCCATAGAACTGCATGCCCGTCTCGTCTGAACCGGCAGGGATGAGCGCCAGCATTCCAAGGATGGTGGCGCCAACAAGGCCCGCGTATGCTAACATATACTGCCCATACCTCCGTGATTTATTAAGTTTGAGCTCTTTTCAGACATTTTACGGCTCAATCTCCGGCATTGCTTCCTTTATCGACTCAGGTTCCTGTACCTCGGACTCTGGTTCTTGAACAGGCTCCTGGGCGGGCGGCGCAGGCGGCGGAGCTGGCGCCTTTGGGGGCTCAGGTACGGTCTCGGGCTCGAGGTTTACCTGCGTGGGCCCTGCAGGCTCCTCGACGGTCTCTTCGGGCGGAGCTGGTGTAGTCTCCTCTACGGTCTCTTCAGGTGGGGCTGGCGTGTTCTCGACGGGATCGGTCTCGGGGGCTGGCGGAGTGGTCTCCGTTGCAGGCTCTTCCGGCGCCACAGGTTCTGCTGGCAGCTCAGGTTCCGGATCTATCGGTTCAGGCCCCACAGGAACTATGGTCTCTGGAACGGGTGGTTCCGGTTTTTCAGGTTCGGCCGGCTCCTCGTCTGATATCTGTGGTTCAACTTCAGGGATAGTCTGGTTTACTTCCGGTACAGGCTGTGGCGTAGTTTCCGGCCGGGTCTCATTTACGGGGACTGTGGGCTCTGGCAGGGACGGTGCGGGCGGCAGCTCCGGCTCGGTCATATTGACTGGGACAACATCGACTGGCGCGGTCACATCAGGCTCTGATGCAGGCGGCAGTTCAGGTGTAGTCATATTGACAGGAGGAACATCGGGGGGCGCTGTAACGTTGGGCTGGACCACCGGTGCTTCGGGCAGGGTCGGCAGCTCTGGCTCGGTCATATTGACTGGGACAACATCGACTGGCGCGGTCACATTAGGCTCTGATGCAGGCGGCAGTTCAGGTGTAGTCATATTGACAGGAGGAACATCGGGGGGCGCTGTAACGTTGGGCTGGACCACCGGTCCTTCGGGCAGGGGAGGTGCGGGTGGCAGCTCGGGTGTACTAATGTTGATGGGAGTCAAGTCGACGGGTGCAGTTACCTCTGGCGGTTCTGTGGTGGGCGCGGTCAGATTAGACTCTGGTTCGGGTACATTTTCAGGCTCCGGATCAGGGGTGGATTCCGGTGTTGCCCCGGGAACAGTCTCTGATGTAGATTCCTCTACGGTGGATTTGCCTGTGGAGATATCTTCAGGTTCCTCCACGGGGACGTCCTCAACGGCATTCCCGGCAACGTTCTTGATAGTATGCTCGGAAATGTCAACCGTATCCACTACACTCTTCATTACCATCATCTTGATATCGCCGTCTGCCGTGACCATATACGGCTCACTGGACAATGGTGCTACAAACGAGGTCGTACCGCCTGCGACATCAATCACATCGCCTACGACCTTCGAGACCACAGGAGGGCCGTCCTCGTCATGGCCATCCGGACCATCTAAATTGCCTGATGTGGACGGGGTTGGCTCCACCCTTACAGTATCAGCTATTGGGAACGTCAGGGCGCCGTCATTTTCATATTCAAGCAGTTCTACTGTAGGTTCTGGTATGTTAACATCATCACATCTGTTTACAACCGTGGTTGTATAATCCCTGTATGTGAATTCTTTTACTCTCTGTTCAAGCCATACGACATATCGCCTATTATTGTCGTCCGAACATTCGAGGGAGAACGAGGTTGAAAACTCCCCGTCTTCTGCCGGTCTTAGCAAGTCCCTGTGGATGTATGAGCCGTCAAGTGTTACAAAGAGATGCACTGCCCTGTCCGTCATGGTTGTTTCCCCCTCTACGTATATGTCCGTGTTTGACATTTTTCCTACATCTGCTTCCATGCTGTGTGTCGCTGGAGCGTCTGATGAGAGTGTTGTTACGGTGTTGTCCTCTGCCGTCAGGTTTTCTCCTGTTGAATACACTGCCGTTTGTAGTAACCGTACTGGCTGGCTACCCTGTACGAAGTCTATCCGGTATGTGCCGTTTTCAATTACATCTGCATCAAGTCTGATGTTCTTTCTAAATATGCCGTCTGAATTGATGCTTATTGGTGTTGCTGCCACAAATGTCTTGTCAGGTCCGAGCACTCCCACTGTTACGGTGCCAAGTTTCGGTTCGTGTGTAAAGCCGTCAATCCTGATGAGTGTCCCGTTTGCCTCAGTCTGGGTGCGTACATCCATGCCGTATCTGTGATCTCCATCCGGTATTGTATATGGCTTAGGCCATGTTTCAGGCTCTGCAACAGGATTGTTATCCTCACACGCATTTACTGTTACGTATGTGCGCTCATCATAATAAAATTCAGCGAGATGTTTATACAAAGCTATCCGATAATATTTGTCATATGTTGAACATGTAAGATGTGCTATAGTTGAAAATTCTCCATTTTGATTGGCTCTTACATATTCATAATATTCTCTATCACCAGATGGAAATCCTACTGAAAGTCCTAATGATTGATCAATTATTGTTGTATTTCCATGTATATGTATTGCAGTTTCGTTTAACATGTCGAATTTAGCTACAAGTTCATGTCTTAAAGGTGGTTCAAAAGTAAGTGTTGAAGCAGAAGAGTCACCTGTTAGATTTCCTGCCGAACCACGTATAGCCATTGTCATAAAACGTGATGGGTCTATATCAAGCTGCCTTATAGAAACGCGATAATGGCCATCACGAATATCATCGTCTCTTGTTAGCAATATTCCTTCTTTAAACATTCCATCTGAATCAACATTTATTCGATATACGATTTGCTTTCTATCAGGAACAAATATGTTAATCACAACAGAGTTATGTTCTGACTCTGGAGTAAATCCTTCAACTACAACAATATTGCCATTTGCTTGCACACGTGAATGCATTCCATATCTATGTTCTCCTTCGGGTATTGTATATGGTTTGTACCATGATCCTGCTTCAACATCTCTAATAATTCGAGGTCCATTATCACATGCATCTATTGTTACAGATGTACTTCTATTATGGTAAAAGTCATCAATGTAATGATATGCCGTTATTTCGTAATATTTGTCTATTGATAAACATGGAAGATATTTTGTATATGAAAAT
Coding sequences within it:
- a CDS encoding ATPases involved in chromosome partitioning (COG0455) encodes the protein MNRAILAVLFLPLFALPYADAQTVEEDISVDPDNEPWPKPYVVPEGDHHVGLHAYIQAKGTMIVINGFTPESYSSVNIGLEDPNGVGLLTSQVPVNSEGVFSEEILLTDIVDGAYHINITHPEMDSGNYIDVYVGASGGLLSNEDTISSTLNSVLPVKLTVNFDELNYRAIHIHGNTTVTDYPLILSTISPIDNIQFLDEIIVDINGEFSYTKYLPCLSIDKYYEITAYHYIDDFYHNRSTSVTIDACDNGPRIIRDVEAGSWYKPYTIPEGEHRYGMHSRVQANGNIVVVEGFTPESEHNSVVINIFVPDRKQIVYRINVDSDGMFKEGILLTRDDDIRDGHYRVSIRQLDIDPSRFMTMAIRGSAGNLTGDSSASTLTFEPPLRHELVAKFDMLNETAIHIHGNTTIIDQSLGLSVGFPSGDREYYEYVRANQNGEFSTIAHLTCSTYDKYYRIALYKHLAEFYYDERTYVTVNACEDNNPVAEPETWPKPYTIPDGDHRYGMDVRTQTEANGTLIRIDGFTHEPKLGTVTVGVLGPDKTFVAATPISINSDGIFRKNIRLDADVIENGTYRIDFVQGSQPVRLLQTAVYSTGENLTAEDNTVTTLSSDAPATHSMEADVGKMSNTDIYVEGETTMTDRAVHLFVTLDGSYIHRDLLRPAEDGEFSTSFSLECSDDNNRRYVVWLEQRVKEFTYRDYTTTVVNRCDDVNIPEPTVELLEYENDGALTFPIADTVRVEPTPSTSGNLDGPDGHDEDGPPVVSKVVGDVIDVAGGTTSFVAPLSSEPYMVTADGDIKMMVMKSVVDTVDISEHTIKNVAGNAVEDVPVEEPEDISTGKSTVEESTSETVPGATPESTPDPEPENVPEPESNLTAPTTEPPEVTAPVDLTPINISTPELPPAPPLPEGPVVQPNVTAPPDVPPVNMTTPELPPASEPNVTAPVDVVPVNMTEPELPTLPEAPVVQPNVTAPPDVPPVNMTTPELPPASEPDVTAPVDVVPVNMTEPELPPAPSLPEPTVPVNETRPETTPQPVPEVNQTIPEVEPQISDEEPAEPEKPEPPVPETIVPVGPEPIDPEPELPAEPVAPEEPATETTPPAPETDPVENTPAPPEETVEETTPAPPEETVEEPAGPTQVNLEPETVPEPPKAPAPPPAPPAQEPVQEPESEVQEPESIKEAMPEIEP